The following are from one region of the Coffea eugenioides isolate CCC68of chromosome 2, Ceug_1.0, whole genome shotgun sequence genome:
- the LOC113760219 gene encoding nuclear transcription factor Y subunit C-9-like, protein MLMLEVTQDILKDPSVVSTKDKFYLVPQFSGIVGGMPQLSYAPNLYDGNPGQGSLVTSVGNRPARLVLKQQGVQLGEKQQQQSELEQQLQSFWANQRQEIERLAGIKSHNSLPYARMKKIMKAAEDATMVSAEAPIVFAKACVWEPGIKLRKPKERRFKRMILLAAAVARAQ, encoded by the coding sequence ATGCTAATGTTGGAAGTTACCCAGGACATTCTAAAAGATCCTTCCGTTGTATCAACCAAGGACAAATTCTATTTGGTTCCCCAGTTCAGTGGCATTGTTGGTGGCATGCCTCAGCTTTCATATGCCCCAAATCTATATGATGGGAATCCTGGTCAGGGATCATTGGTGACATCAGTTGGTAACCGGCCGGCCAGGCTAGTGCTCAAACAGCAGGGAGTTCAGCTTGGAGAAAAACAGCAGCAGCAATCAGAATTGGAGCAACAACTTCAGTCATTCTGGGCAAACCAGCGCCAAGAGATTGAGAGGCTTGCTGGCATCAAGAGTCATAACAGTCTTCCCTATGCAAGGATGAAGAAGATTATGAAGGCTGCTGAAGATGCAACAATGGTATCAGCTGAGGCACCAATTGTCTTTGCCAAGGCCTGTGTTTGGGAGCCTGGAATCAAGCTCAGGAAACCAAAAGAAAGACGATTCAAAAGAATGATATTGCTTGCTGCAGCAGTTGCAAGAGCACAATGA